Proteins encoded together in one Felis catus isolate Fca126 chromosome B3, F.catus_Fca126_mat1.0, whole genome shotgun sequence window:
- the LOC102900567 gene encoding LOW QUALITY PROTEIN: G2/mitotic-specific cyclin-B1-like (The sequence of the model RefSeq protein was modified relative to this genomic sequence to represent the inferred CDS: inserted 1 base in 1 codon; substituted 1 base at 1 genomic stop codon) — MLGNKVSEQPQAKLPLKKEAKTLAPGKVIAKKNIKXFKAPEPVSVPVPQLEPEHEPVKEEKLSPEPILVDTPSPSPVEMSGCAPAEEYLCQSLSDVILTVNDVDAENGADPNLCSEYVKDIYAYLRQLEEEQAVRPKYLLGREVTGNMRAILIDWLVQVQMKFRLLQETMYMTVSLIDRLMQNNCVPKKMMXLVGVTAMFIASKYEEMYPPEIGNFAFVTDDSYTKHQIRQMEMKILRSLHFGLGRPLPLHFLWRASKIGEVGVEQHTLAKYLMELTMLDYDMVHFPPSQIAAGTFCLALKILDNGEWTPTLQHYLSYTEESLLNIMQHLAKNIVMVNRGLTKHMTIKNKYATSKHAKISTLAQLNSALVQDLAKGVTKV, encoded by the exons ATGCTTGGTAACAAAGTCAGTGAACAGCCACAAGCCAAATTGCCtctgaaaaaggaagcaaaaacttTGGCTCCTGGAAAagttattgctaaaaaaaatatca acttcAAAGCACCTGAGCCTGTGTCTGTACCTGTGCCCCAACTAGAGCCAGAACATGAGcctgttaaagaagaaaaactttctcCGGAGCCTATTTTGGTTGATACTCCATCTCCAAGCCCAGTGGAAATGTCTGGATGTGCTCCTGCAGAAGAATATCTGTGTCAGTCTCTCTCTGATGTAATTCTTACAGTGAATGATGTGGATGCAGAAAATGGAGCTGATCCAAACCTTTGTAGTGAATATGTGAAAGATATTTATGCTTATCTGAGACAACTTGAGGAAGAGCAAGCAGTAAGACCAAAATACCTACTGGGTCGTGAAGTCACTGGAAATATGAGAGCCATCCTAATTGACTGGCTAGTGCAGGTTCAAATGAAATTCAGGTTACTGCAGGAGACCATGTACATGACTGTTTCCCTTATTGATCGGCTCATGCAGAATAATTGTGTACCCAAGAAGATGATGTAGCTGGTTGGTGTCACTGCCATGTTTATTGCAAGTAAATACGAAGAAATGTACCCTCCAGAAATTGGTAACTTTGCCTTTGTGACTGACGACTCTTACACCAAGCACCAAATCAGACAGATGGAAATGAAGATTCTAAGATCTTTACATTTTGGTCTGGGCCGCCCTCTACCCCTGCATTTCCTTTGGAGAGCATCTAAGATTGGAGAGGTTGGTGTTGAGCAACATACTTTGGCCAAATACCTGATGGAACTAACTATGCTGGATTACGATATGGTACACTTTCCTCCTTCTCAGATTGCAGCAGGAACTTTTTGCCTGGCACTAAAAATTCTCGACAATGGTGAATGGACACCAACTTTACAGCATTACCTGTCATACACTGAAGAATCCCTTCTAAATATTATGCAACACCTGGCTAAGAATATAGTCATGGTGAATCGTGGGCTTACAAAGCACATGACTATCAAGAACAAGTATGCCACATCTAAGCATGCTAAGATCAGCACTCTAGCACAACTAAATTCTGCACTAGTTCAAGATTTAGCCAAGGGCGTGACAAAGGTTTAA